One region of Desulfovibrio sp. JC022 genomic DNA includes:
- a CDS encoding GNAT family N-acetyltransferase: MPTTVHIRNANSADLVPMTDLLKSLFSVEKDFSVDGSRQLNGLKMLLGNPRARILVAEEHGEVVGMCTGQIVISTAEGGPSILVEDVVVRSDRQGAGIGSQLMEAILGFAEEQRATRLQLLADCDNTPALKFYQKIGWSNTSLICLRKTNA; the protein is encoded by the coding sequence ATGCCGACCACAGTTCATATACGTAACGCCAACTCTGCTGATCTGGTTCCCATGACCGATCTGCTGAAATCTCTGTTCTCCGTCGAGAAAGACTTTTCAGTGGATGGGAGCAGACAGCTGAATGGCCTCAAAATGCTGCTAGGCAATCCCCGGGCACGCATTCTGGTGGCGGAAGAACATGGTGAAGTGGTCGGCATGTGCACCGGTCAGATTGTAATCTCAACAGCTGAAGGCGGTCCGTCCATCCTCGTGGAAGACGTGGTTGTCCGCAGCGACAGGCAGGGGGCGGGAATCGGCTCACAACTCATGGAAGCCATTCTCGGATTCGCAGAAGAACAAAGAGCAACACGGCTGCAATTACTTGCAGACTGCGACAATACCCCGGCCCTGAAATTCTACCAAAAGATCGGCTGGAGCAACACAAGCCTGATCTGCCTTCGCAAGACGAACGCATAG
- a CDS encoding NifB/NifX family molybdenum-iron cluster-binding protein encodes MTTTSHPCFGPSARASVARVHLPVAPRTFCRTNFAPMTKQPAAIMPEDALSMLDGLIESGKKIKVVGITGPGDPLANFEATYKTLKLVHDKYPRMSLCLTTLGINGAEYAAKLAELKISHITVLVDAADSATAEKIYAWIRPSTKNIPLPEAAKLLMNEQAAAIKAFKEAGLTVKVNTTIYNENIDQIENIAIAVKMLNADIMGLTPFIPNEDSEFSAVSDEQIAEARTLAAKHIELMEPWLRCGSSIELEKPVSSNLPKPSKSRPNVAVASSSGMDIDLHLGHAHKLMIFGPREDGLACLLETREAPEPGGGKSRWEKLAEMLNDCFVLLCSAAGETPKKVLAAKGIRTIQTDENVEGTVDVLYGGGKKGKCKK; translated from the coding sequence ATGACTACCACCTCACATCCCTGTTTCGGACCCTCAGCCCGCGCTTCTGTAGCCCGCGTTCACCTTCCGGTTGCTCCCAGAACTTTTTGCCGCACCAACTTTGCTCCCATGACCAAGCAGCCGGCAGCCATCATGCCCGAAGATGCATTGAGCATGCTTGATGGGCTGATTGAGTCCGGCAAAAAAATCAAAGTTGTGGGCATTACCGGCCCCGGCGATCCGCTGGCAAATTTCGAAGCAACTTACAAGACCCTGAAGCTGGTCCACGATAAATACCCGCGCATGTCCCTCTGCCTGACAACTCTGGGCATAAACGGTGCGGAATATGCCGCAAAACTGGCAGAACTCAAGATTTCCCACATTACTGTTCTGGTGGACGCGGCGGATTCAGCTACCGCCGAAAAAATCTATGCCTGGATTCGCCCGTCAACCAAGAACATCCCCCTGCCCGAAGCCGCCAAGCTGCTTATGAATGAACAGGCCGCAGCCATCAAGGCATTCAAGGAAGCAGGGCTGACCGTGAAGGTCAACACAACAATTTACAACGAAAACATAGACCAGATCGAAAACATCGCCATAGCCGTAAAGATGCTTAACGCGGACATCATGGGACTGACCCCCTTTATTCCAAATGAAGACAGCGAATTTTCAGCAGTGAGTGACGAGCAGATTGCGGAAGCCAGAACACTCGCCGCAAAACATATTGAACTCATGGAGCCGTGGCTCAGATGCGGATCATCCATCGAACTGGAGAAGCCGGTATCAAGTAACCTGCCCAAACCGAGTAAAAGCCGCCCTAATGTAGCGGTGGCAAGCTCCAGCGGTATGGATATCGACCTGCATCTGGGCCACGCCCATAAACTCATGATTTTCGGCCCCCGCGAAGATGGTCTGGCCTGCCTGCTGGAGACAAGAGAGGCCCCGGAACCGGGCGGCGGAAAATCCCGCTGGGAAAAACTGGCTGAAATGCTGAACGACTGCTTCGTATTACTCTGCTCCGCAGCCGGGGAGACCCCGAAAAAAGTGCTTGCCGCCAAAGGTATCAGGACAATCCAGACCGACGAAAACGTAGAAGGCACAGTGGACGTGCTCTACGGCGGCGGGAAAAAAGGCAAATGCAAGAAGTAA
- the nifH gene encoding nitrogenase iron protein — MRKVAIYGKGGIGKSTTTQNTVAGLATMGRKVMVVGCDPKADSTRLLLGGLAQKSVLDTLREEGEDVELEDIRKPGFGESWCVESGGPEPGVGCAGRGIITSINMLENLGAYEESEGLDYAFYDVLGDVVCGGFAMPIRDGKAEEIYIVCSGEMMAMYAANNICKGIMKYAESGGVRLGGLICNSRNVDNEKEMIEELAKKLGTQMIYFVPRDNDVQRAEINRKTVIEWDDSVPQATAYMGLADAIDKNEMFVVPTPLEIEELEQLLLDYGLMEA, encoded by the coding sequence ATGAGAAAAGTAGCAATCTACGGAAAAGGCGGAATCGGAAAATCCACCACCACCCAGAATACTGTAGCCGGACTGGCAACAATGGGCCGCAAAGTTATGGTCGTAGGCTGTGACCCTAAAGCGGACTCCACCCGCCTGCTGCTGGGCGGACTGGCCCAGAAATCAGTTCTCGATACCCTTCGTGAAGAAGGTGAGGACGTTGAACTTGAGGACATCCGCAAACCCGGTTTCGGTGAATCATGGTGTGTTGAATCCGGCGGCCCGGAACCCGGAGTCGGCTGTGCAGGTCGCGGTATCATCACATCCATCAACATGCTTGAGAACCTCGGCGCATACGAAGAGTCTGAAGGCCTTGATTACGCATTCTACGACGTACTCGGTGACGTTGTCTGCGGTGGATTCGCAATGCCCATCCGCGACGGCAAGGCCGAAGAAATCTACATCGTCTGTTCCGGTGAAATGATGGCCATGTATGCAGCCAACAACATCTGCAAAGGTATCATGAAATACGCGGAATCCGGCGGAGTACGCCTCGGCGGCCTGATCTGCAACTCCCGTAACGTTGATAACGAAAAAGAGATGATCGAAGAGCTGGCTAAAAAGCTGGGCACCCAGATGATCTACTTCGTCCCCCGCGACAATGACGTACAGCGCGCGGAAATCAACCGTAAAACCGTAATCGAATGGGACGACAGCGTACCGCAGGCCACCGCTTACATGGGCCTCGCCGATGCCATCGACAAAAACGAAATGTTCGTTGTCCCCACCCCGCTGGAAATCGAAGAACTGGAGCAGTTGCTCCTCGATTACGGACTCATGGAAGCATAA
- a CDS encoding P-II family nitrogen regulator, translating to MKEVIAVVRMNMMNRTKEALTEAGIDAFFAHEAQGRGKGFVNATVLEGAEEGYEEAAAVLGEKGKLYPKRILTAVVPEESVGAVVEEIIKVNKTGKPGDGKIFVCPVGDSVRVRTGETGAKSIA from the coding sequence ATGAAAGAGGTCATCGCAGTTGTGCGGATGAACATGATGAACCGCACCAAAGAGGCCCTCACCGAAGCGGGCATAGATGCTTTCTTCGCCCACGAGGCACAGGGCCGCGGAAAAGGTTTTGTAAACGCTACTGTACTTGAGGGCGCGGAAGAAGGCTACGAAGAAGCCGCCGCAGTCCTCGGTGAAAAAGGCAAGCTCTACCCCAAACGTATTTTGACCGCTGTTGTTCCCGAAGAATCAGTAGGCGCAGTGGTGGAAGAGATCATCAAAGTCAACAAAACCGGAAAACCCGGTGACGGCAAGATATTCGTCTGCCCCGTAGGCGACTCTGTCAGGGTCAGAACCGGAGAAACAGGCGCGAAGTCCATCGCCTAA
- the nifD gene encoding nitrogenase molybdenum-iron protein alpha chain, giving the protein MSSKTKVVQWDPADIKEELLKKYPPKVARKRAKQIMINEATESEAPPEIVANVRTIPGIITMRGCTYAGCKGVIMGPTRDIVNITHGPIGCGFYSWLTRRNQTSAGPDGENYMPYCFSTDMQDQDIIFGGEKKLEAAIQEAYDLFHPKGICIFSTCPVGLIGDDVHAVAKKMREKFGDCNVFAFSCEGYKGVSQSAGHHIANNEVFTHLVGTNDEPRKEEYKINLLGEYNIGGDGFEIDRVLKKCGITNIATFSGNSTYDQFASAQHADLSCVMCHRSINYVADMLETKYGIPWIKVNFIGAEATAKSLRKIGEYFGDKTLIEKIEAVIAEEMPEVEAIAKDVRSRTEGKTAMMFVGGSRAHHYQELFNEMGMKTLSAGYEFGHRDDYEGRRVIPEIKVDADSRNIEEIEVVADEVHYKPRKTPEEIKTLEDAGYQFKHYDGLNPDMDKGTIVVDDLNQYEAEKLVEIMKPDLFCAGIKEKYSIQKLGVPMKQLHSYDSGGPYAGFKGAINFYKEIDRLVGSKVWSYMKAPWQENPELTATFVWE; this is encoded by the coding sequence ATGAGTAGCAAGACCAAAGTGGTGCAGTGGGACCCGGCGGACATCAAGGAAGAACTTCTGAAGAAGTATCCGCCGAAAGTTGCCCGCAAGCGCGCCAAACAGATTATGATCAACGAAGCGACTGAAAGCGAAGCACCGCCTGAAATCGTCGCCAACGTCAGAACCATTCCCGGTATCATCACCATGCGCGGCTGCACTTATGCAGGCTGTAAGGGCGTTATCATGGGCCCCACCCGCGACATCGTGAACATCACCCACGGCCCCATCGGCTGCGGATTTTATTCCTGGCTGACCCGCCGTAACCAGACCTCTGCAGGCCCTGACGGTGAAAACTACATGCCCTACTGCTTCTCAACCGACATGCAGGATCAGGACATTATCTTCGGCGGTGAAAAGAAACTCGAAGCTGCCATTCAGGAAGCATACGACCTCTTTCATCCCAAGGGCATCTGTATCTTCTCCACCTGTCCGGTGGGGTTGATCGGTGACGATGTTCACGCCGTTGCCAAAAAGATGAGAGAAAAATTCGGCGACTGCAACGTTTTTGCCTTCTCCTGTGAAGGTTACAAGGGTGTTTCCCAGTCCGCCGGTCACCATATCGCCAACAACGAAGTTTTCACTCATCTGGTGGGAACAAACGATGAACCGCGCAAAGAAGAATACAAAATCAACCTGCTCGGCGAATACAACATCGGCGGTGACGGTTTTGAGATCGACCGCGTACTCAAAAAATGCGGCATTACCAACATCGCCACCTTCTCCGGCAACTCCACATATGACCAGTTCGCATCCGCACAGCACGCGGACCTGAGCTGTGTAATGTGTCACCGCTCCATCAACTACGTGGCGGATATGCTGGAAACTAAATACGGCATCCCCTGGATCAAGGTGAACTTCATCGGCGCGGAAGCAACAGCCAAATCCCTGCGCAAAATCGGCGAATATTTCGGCGACAAAACACTCATTGAAAAGATTGAAGCTGTGATTGCTGAAGAGATGCCCGAAGTGGAAGCAATTGCCAAAGACGTACGCTCCCGCACTGAAGGCAAAACAGCCATGATGTTTGTGGGTGGCTCACGCGCTCACCACTATCAGGAACTGTTCAATGAAATGGGCATGAAGACCCTTTCCGCAGGTTACGAATTCGGACACCGCGATGACTACGAAGGACGCCGCGTAATCCCGGAAATCAAAGTTGATGCGGACTCCCGTAACATCGAAGAAATCGAAGTTGTAGCTGATGAAGTACACTACAAACCGCGCAAAACTCCTGAAGAGATCAAAACACTTGAGGACGCAGGTTACCAGTTCAAGCACTACGACGGACTGAACCCCGACATGGATAAAGGCACCATCGTTGTTGATGACCTGAACCAGTACGAAGCGGAAAAGCTGGTGGAAATAATGAAGCCCGACCTTTTCTGCGCGGGCATCAAGGAAAAGTATTCCATCCAGAAACTGGGCGTACCCATGAAACAGCTGCACAGCTACGATTCCGGCGGACCTTACGCAGGATTCAAGGGCGCGATCAACTTCTACAAAGAAATCGACCGCCTCGTAGGCAGCAAGGTCTGGAGCTACATGAAGGCCCCCTGGCAGGAAAACCCCGAGCTCACCGCAACATTCGTGTGGGAATAG
- a CDS encoding ferredoxin produces MATPERMIICCQSFRATGEPKGICHKQTDGFLQYIEEETIDRGLDALVVATSCLKQCDNGPILVIQPENWWFKGVDSEEKIDEILDGLEDGEPCADYLLD; encoded by the coding sequence ATGGCTACCCCTGAAAGAATGATCATCTGTTGTCAGAGTTTCCGCGCTACGGGCGAACCCAAGGGTATCTGTCACAAGCAGACTGACGGTTTCCTGCAATACATCGAAGAAGAAACCATCGACCGTGGTCTGGACGCACTGGTGGTAGCCACCAGCTGTCTGAAGCAGTGTGATAACGGTCCCATCCTCGTGATCCAGCCGGAAAACTGGTGGTTCAAGGGTGTGGACTCAGAAGAAAAGATCGATGAAATCCTCGACGGCCTTGAAGACGGCGAGCCCTGTGCAGATTACCTGCTCGATTAA
- a CDS encoding P-II family nitrogen regulator, giving the protein MMIMVRAIVRPEKADDVLAALMDNGYPAVTKYSVAGRGKQRGIKIGEVTYDEIPKTMLMSVVKAEDKDFVINTVMDAARSGAKGAFGDGKIFVTEVEDVYTISSGINEAAPAEEA; this is encoded by the coding sequence ATCATGATCATGGTGAGAGCAATTGTAAGACCGGAAAAAGCGGACGACGTACTGGCCGCGCTCATGGACAACGGCTACCCCGCAGTAACCAAATATTCCGTTGCAGGCCGCGGTAAACAGCGCGGCATCAAAATCGGCGAAGTAACTTACGACGAAATCCCCAAAACCATGCTCATGAGCGTGGTCAAGGCTGAAGATAAAGACTTTGTAATCAACACCGTAATGGACGCGGCAAGATCCGGAGCAAAAGGCGCATTCGGTGACGGTAAGATTTTCGTAACCGAAGTTGAAGACGTCTACACCATCAGCTCCGGCATCAACGAAGCGGCTCCGGCAGAGGAGGCATAG
- the nifK gene encoding nitrogenase molybdenum-iron protein subunit beta, producing MLLRHTPTEIKERKSLVVNPAKTCQPIGAMYAALGIKGCLPHSHGSQGCCAYHRSMLTRHYKEPVSAATSSFTEGASVFGGQANLIQAINNIFTVYEPEVIAVHTTCLSETIGDDLKQIVTKATKDGKIPEGKTVFGAPTPSYVGSHVTGFSNMVKAMAQLAEPSSEKNGKVNIIPGWVEPCDMEEIKRLCTMIGVDTTMFPDTSGVLNGPLSGEYKMFPDGGVTIKELKEAGQATGTIALGEWCSADAARWLDSKHKVPCTVLDMPFGLKATDRFIDVLRTVAGVSIPDTISYERGQLVDLISDMHQYFYGKKVAIFGDPDQLISMVEFLRSIDMCPVYVVTGTPGKKFEKRIKELTSDMPYECKVKAKGDMFLMHQWIKNEPVDLLMGNSYGKYIARDEDIPFLRWGFPITDRQGHQYFPTVGYKGGLRLLEKILGLLLDRKDRDSPEETFELVL from the coding sequence ATGTTACTCAGACACACACCCACAGAAATCAAAGAACGCAAGTCGCTGGTCGTCAACCCGGCTAAGACCTGTCAGCCCATCGGTGCCATGTACGCCGCGCTGGGAATCAAAGGCTGTCTGCCTCATTCCCACGGTTCACAGGGCTGCTGTGCTTACCACAGGTCCATGCTGACCAGACACTATAAAGAACCCGTATCCGCAGCGACCAGCTCCTTTACCGAAGGCGCATCGGTTTTCGGCGGACAGGCCAACCTCATTCAGGCCATTAACAACATCTTCACGGTTTACGAACCGGAAGTGATCGCGGTGCACACCACCTGCCTTTCCGAGACCATCGGTGATGACCTTAAACAGATCGTTACCAAGGCCACCAAGGACGGCAAGATCCCTGAAGGTAAAACCGTATTCGGCGCACCGACTCCCAGTTACGTGGGATCGCATGTCACCGGTTTCTCCAACATGGTTAAAGCCATGGCCCAGTTGGCCGAGCCTTCTTCAGAGAAGAACGGCAAAGTAAACATCATCCCCGGCTGGGTGGAACCCTGCGACATGGAAGAGATCAAGCGTCTCTGCACCATGATCGGCGTGGACACCACCATGTTCCCGGATACCTCCGGCGTGCTCAACGGTCCCCTTAGCGGTGAATACAAGATGTTCCCCGACGGCGGCGTGACCATCAAAGAGCTCAAAGAAGCAGGACAGGCTACCGGAACCATCGCCCTTGGTGAATGGTGCAGCGCAGACGCGGCCCGCTGGCTGGATTCCAAGCACAAGGTTCCCTGTACCGTGCTGGATATGCCCTTCGGGCTCAAAGCCACCGACCGTTTCATCGACGTGCTGCGCACCGTGGCCGGAGTTTCCATCCCCGACACCATCTCCTACGAGCGTGGACAGCTGGTGGACCTCATCTCCGACATGCACCAGTACTTCTACGGCAAAAAAGTCGCCATCTTCGGTGATCCCGACCAGCTCATTTCCATGGTGGAATTCCTCCGTTCCATCGATATGTGCCCGGTCTACGTCGTTACCGGTACTCCCGGCAAGAAATTCGAAAAACGGATCAAGGAACTCACCTCGGACATGCCCTACGAATGTAAGGTCAAAGCCAAAGGCGACATGTTCCTCATGCACCAGTGGATCAAGAACGAGCCTGTGGATCTGCTCATGGGTAACTCCTACGGCAAATATATTGCCCGTGACGAAGACATCCCGTTCCTGCGCTGGGGATTCCCCATCACTGACCGTCAGGGACACCAGTACTTCCCCACCGTGGGCTACAAAGGCGGCCTGAGACTGCTGGAAAAGATTCTCGGACTGCTGCTGGATCGCAAAGACCGCGATTCCCCCGAAGAAACATTCGAACTTGTACTTTAA